The Pantoea nemavictus genome includes a region encoding these proteins:
- a CDS encoding YdgA family protein, with protein sequence MKKTKVAVGVIVALGVIWTGASWFTGKQLESHMDEMLQNANAQLNAYAPNSRLTLSYQDYQRGVFSSKTKLVVQASSQTNDNPLLKPGQSIVLNETIDHGPFPLAQLKRGSLIPSMASVHTELENTDAVKKLFELTNGKSLVNADTRVGYSGATDTDLTLLAVDYNNAQTGDRLATNGGSLNISADSKGDKVSLDGDFSSIAVTSKNQVDMPVLFTLNGLKLSGDTHLSPEGVRVGDQSISLDKLNASINGQEGLSLEKLKTTSSFDNKEGKIGGKLDVNVDKITLQKQPFGEAKLAMTFAQFDAQAVKAFSDTYNAQMQDLLSQPGVAEDPIRYQASVQTILRNNLPTLLKGSPTLSIAPLSWKNDKGESSFNLNLGFNDPATVTGEAQSLGAAVDRVLKNLDGKLTINMPMATETMRHVGLAEGYQGDDAQKLADQQVKGLAAMGQMFRLTQQQDDNIVTSLQYGNGQVTMNGDKMTLEQFLSRYMLGAPTSEGMPE encoded by the coding sequence ATGAAAAAGACCAAGGTTGCCGTAGGTGTGATTGTGGCGCTCGGCGTGATTTGGACTGGTGCTTCATGGTTTACCGGTAAACAACTGGAAAGCCACATGGATGAGATGTTGCAGAATGCCAATGCGCAGCTGAATGCTTACGCGCCCAATAGCCGTTTGACGCTGAGCTATCAGGATTATCAGCGTGGCGTGTTCAGCAGCAAGACCAAACTGGTGGTGCAGGCCAGCTCGCAAACCAATGACAATCCGCTGTTGAAGCCTGGTCAAAGCATCGTGCTGAACGAGACCATCGATCACGGTCCTTTCCCGTTAGCCCAGCTGAAACGTGGCAGCCTGATCCCAAGTATGGCATCAGTGCATACCGAACTGGAAAACACCGATGCGGTGAAGAAACTGTTTGAATTGACCAACGGTAAATCGCTGGTTAATGCCGATACGCGCGTGGGCTACAGTGGCGCGACCGATACCGATCTCACGCTGCTGGCGGTGGATTACAACAATGCGCAAACGGGCGATCGTCTGGCGACCAACGGCGGTTCGCTGAATATCAGCGCCGATAGCAAAGGCGATAAGGTTAGTCTGGACGGCGACTTCTCCAGCATCGCGGTGACCAGTAAAAATCAGGTCGACATGCCGGTGCTGTTCACCTTGAATGGCCTGAAACTCAGCGGCGATACGCATCTCAGCCCGGAAGGCGTGCGCGTTGGCGATCAATCCATCTCTCTGGATAAGCTAAACGCCAGCATCAACGGCCAGGAAGGTCTCTCGCTGGAGAAGCTGAAAACCACCTCTTCCTTTGATAATAAAGAGGGCAAGATTGGCGGCAAGCTGGACGTGAACGTTGACAAAATTACCCTGCAGAAGCAGCCATTTGGTGAAGCCAAACTGGCGATGACCTTCGCGCAATTCGATGCGCAGGCAGTGAAAGCCTTCTCCGACACCTACAACGCCCAGATGCAAGATCTGCTAAGCCAGCCGGGCGTAGCGGAAGATCCGATTCGCTATCAGGCCAGCGTGCAAACCATCCTGCGTAATAACCTGCCAACGCTGTTAAAAGGCTCGCCAACCTTAAGCATTGCGCCGCTGAGCTGGAAAAATGACAAGGGCGAGAGCAGCTTCAATCTGAACCTGGGCTTTAACGATCCGGCCACCGTGACCGGTGAAGCGCAGAGTTTGGGTGCCGCGGTAGATCGCGTGTTGAAAAACCTCGACGGTAAACTGACCATCAATATGCCGATGGCCACGGAAACCATGCGTCATGTCGGTCTGGCGGAGGGATATCAGGGCGATGATGCGCAGAAGCTGGCGGATCAGCAGGTGAAAGGCTTAGCCGCGATGGGCCAGATGTTCCGTCTGACACAGCAGCAGGATGACAACATCGTCACCAGCCTGCAGTACGGCAACGGTCAGGTCACCATGAATGGCGACAAGATGACGCTGGAGCAGTTCCTGTCACGCTATATGCTGGGTGCGCCAACCAGCGAAGGTATGCCGGAGTAA
- a CDS encoding MalY/PatB family protein → MMQDFAFNRVVDRHGSWCTQWDFVADRFGVADLLPFTISDMDFATAPCIIEALQQRLDHGVFGYSRWQHDDFLAALQHWMRSRFNTEVPAESLVYGPSVIYMVAQLLRHWTQPDDEVLIHTPAYDAFYHTINGNQRSVLELPLQRHGNEWVCDMAKLETLLARPRCKVMLLCSPHNPTGKVWQLQELQQMAMLCERHGVKVISDEIHMDMVLGDVRHTPWSKVAASDWVLFTSASKSFNIPALTGAWGIIPDERDRQAWFRALKQQDGLSSPAVMAVAATIAAYRNGAPWLDALRHYLRGNMQHIAQRLNAACPPLNWQPPAATYLAWIDLNPLGMDEQALQQRLIHQYKVAIMPGSTYGAASRGYLRLNAGCPRSKLDDGLDRLIAGLKSF, encoded by the coding sequence ATGATGCAGGATTTCGCTTTCAATCGCGTGGTCGATCGCCACGGCAGCTGGTGCACGCAGTGGGATTTTGTCGCCGACCGCTTCGGCGTGGCGGACTTACTGCCCTTCACCATCTCCGATATGGACTTCGCCACCGCGCCTTGCATCATCGAGGCGCTACAGCAGCGACTCGACCACGGTGTTTTCGGTTACAGCCGCTGGCAGCATGATGATTTTCTCGCCGCACTGCAGCACTGGATGCGCAGCCGATTTAATACTGAAGTCCCGGCAGAATCATTGGTTTATGGCCCGTCAGTGATTTATATGGTGGCGCAGCTGTTGCGCCACTGGACGCAGCCTGACGATGAAGTGCTGATCCACACGCCCGCCTACGATGCGTTCTACCACACCATCAATGGCAATCAACGTAGCGTACTGGAGCTGCCGCTGCAGCGTCACGGTAACGAATGGGTTTGTGATATGGCAAAGCTGGAGACGTTACTGGCACGGCCGCGCTGCAAAGTGATGCTGCTTTGCAGTCCACATAACCCAACAGGAAAAGTGTGGCAATTGCAGGAGTTGCAGCAGATGGCGATGCTGTGCGAGCGGCACGGCGTCAAGGTCATCAGCGATGAAATTCATATGGATATGGTGCTGGGTGATGTGCGTCATACGCCGTGGAGCAAGGTTGCCGCATCTGATTGGGTGCTATTTACCTCGGCCTCCAAGAGCTTCAACATTCCGGCGCTGACCGGCGCCTGGGGCATCATTCCTGACGAGCGCGATCGTCAGGCGTGGTTCCGCGCTTTGAAGCAGCAGGATGGCTTGTCCTCACCGGCGGTTATGGCGGTTGCCGCGACCATTGCCGCTTATCGCAATGGCGCGCCGTGGCTGGATGCATTGCGCCATTATCTGCGCGGCAATATGCAGCACATCGCTCAGCGCCTGAATGCCGCGTGTCCGCCGCTCAACTGGCAGCCACCGGCCGCCACCTATCTGGCGTGGATCGATCTCAATCCACTTGGCATGGACGAACAGGCACTACAACAGCGTCTGATACATCAATACAAGGTGGCGATCATGCCCGGTTCAACCTACGGTGCGGCGAGTCGCGGTTATCTGCGTCTCAACGCCGGTTGCCCGCGTAGCAAACTGGATGACGGGCTGGATCGTCTGATCGCCGGGTTAAAATCGTTCTAA
- the add gene encoding adenosine deaminase: MIDLKLPLTDIHRHLDGNIRAQTILDLGRQYNLALPADSLDALRPHVQVTANEPDLVSFLQKLDWGVKVLGDLDACRRIALENVEDAARAGIHYAELRFSPGYMAMTHNLPIAGVVEAVIDGVRAGIAQYGVDVRLTGIMSRTFGEEACLRELEGLLAHRDGITAVDLAGDELGFPGSEFLSHFNRARDAGFRITVHAGEAAGPESIWQAIRELGAERIGHGVKAIEDRALMDFLAEQRIGIESCLTSNIQTSTVSSLSNHPLKTFLQHGILATINTDDPAVQGVELAHEYEVAAPQAGLSAEEMRQAQDNGVTIAFLNDAEKAALRTRVAG; this comes from the coding sequence ATGATTGATCTTAAACTCCCCCTCACCGATATCCACCGCCACCTTGATGGCAATATTCGCGCACAAACCATTCTCGATTTAGGTCGCCAATATAATCTCGCGCTGCCCGCCGATTCACTCGATGCATTGCGTCCGCATGTGCAGGTCACCGCCAACGAGCCGGATCTGGTGAGCTTCCTGCAGAAACTGGATTGGGGCGTGAAAGTGCTGGGCGATCTTGATGCCTGCCGTCGCATTGCGCTGGAAAACGTCGAGGATGCGGCGCGTGCCGGTATCCATTATGCGGAGTTGCGCTTCTCACCAGGTTATATGGCGATGACCCACAACCTGCCGATTGCCGGCGTGGTTGAAGCGGTGATTGACGGCGTGCGTGCCGGTATTGCGCAATACGGCGTCGATGTTCGCCTGACGGGCATCATGAGCCGTACTTTTGGCGAGGAAGCCTGCCTGCGTGAGCTGGAAGGCTTACTGGCGCATCGCGATGGCATCACTGCGGTCGATCTGGCCGGCGATGAGTTAGGCTTCCCGGGCAGCGAATTCCTGAGCCACTTTAATCGGGCACGCGATGCGGGCTTCCGCATTACCGTCCACGCCGGTGAAGCGGCGGGTCCGGAAAGCATTTGGCAAGCGATTCGTGAACTGGGCGCTGAGCGTATCGGTCACGGCGTCAAGGCGATTGAAGATCGCGCGCTAATGGATTTCCTCGCCGAGCAGCGTATTGGGATTGAATCTTGCCTGACCTCGAATATTCAGACCAGCACCGTGTCGTCGCTGAGCAATCATCCGCTGAAAACCTTCCTGCAACACGGCATTCTGGCGACCATCAACACTGACGATCCGGCGGTTCAGGGCGTTGAACTGGCTCATGAATACGAAGTGGCGGCGCCACAGGCGGGATTGAGCGCTGAAGAGATGCGTCAGGCACAGGATAATGGCGTGACCATCGCGTTTCTGAATGATGCAGAGAAAGCAGCGCTGCGCACACGCGTAGCGGGCTAA
- the malX gene encoding maltose/glucose-specific PTS transporter subunit IIBC: protein MSATRPKMSLWEFFQSLGKTFMLPVALLSFCGILLGIGSSLSSHDVLTLIPLLDQPFLQYLFIWLAKIGSFAFSYLPVMFAIAIPLGMARENKGVAAFAGFVGYAVLNLSINFWLNINGILPTTDAAVLKANNVQNILGIQSIDTGILGAVIVGIVVFWLHERFHNIRLPDALAFFGGTRFVPIVTAMAMGVLGLVVPLIWPFFARAITGLGWVINSAGEFGPMIFGTGERLLLPFGLQHILVAIIRFTDAGGTLDVCGKSVSGALTIFQAQLACADTHGFAESATRFLSQGKMPAFLGGLPGAALAMYHCARPENRHKIKGLLISGVVACVVGGTTEPLEFLFLFVAPVLYLIHALLTGLGFTVMAMLGVTIGNTDGNVIDFFVFGVLHGLSTKWYWVPVIAAVWFVGYYAIFRFAISHFNIKTPGREIETNSVAQQVSRASVGKSGFNTPAILSALGGVENIASLDNCLTRLRITVVDMSKVDDATLKANGAIGVVHVNATNLQVVMGPQVQSVKDEMAHLMSATV from the coding sequence ATGTCCGCCACCCGCCCGAAAATGTCACTTTGGGAGTTTTTCCAAAGTCTGGGTAAAACCTTTATGTTGCCCGTTGCGCTGCTGTCGTTTTGCGGCATTTTGCTGGGGATCGGCAGTTCGCTCAGCAGCCACGACGTTCTGACGCTGATTCCTCTGCTCGATCAGCCTTTCCTGCAATACCTGTTTATCTGGCTGGCGAAAATCGGGTCATTTGCTTTCAGCTATCTGCCGGTAATGTTTGCGATTGCCATTCCACTCGGTATGGCGCGCGAGAATAAAGGCGTAGCGGCGTTTGCCGGTTTTGTCGGTTATGCGGTGCTGAACCTGAGTATCAACTTCTGGCTCAATATCAATGGCATTCTGCCGACCACCGATGCGGCGGTGCTGAAAGCCAACAACGTGCAAAACATCCTCGGCATTCAATCGATTGACACCGGGATTCTCGGCGCGGTGATCGTCGGCATCGTGGTGTTCTGGCTGCACGAGCGTTTCCACAACATTCGCCTACCGGATGCGCTGGCCTTCTTCGGCGGTACGCGTTTTGTGCCGATCGTCACGGCAATGGCAATGGGCGTGCTGGGCTTAGTGGTTCCGCTGATTTGGCCTTTCTTCGCCCGCGCGATTACCGGTCTTGGCTGGGTAATCAACAGCGCCGGTGAATTTGGCCCAATGATCTTCGGTACCGGTGAACGTTTGCTATTGCCGTTTGGTTTACAGCACATTCTGGTGGCGATCATTCGCTTCACCGATGCCGGCGGCACGCTGGATGTGTGCGGGAAAAGCGTCAGCGGCGCGTTAACCATTTTCCAGGCGCAGCTGGCCTGTGCGGATACGCACGGCTTTGCCGAGAGCGCCACGCGTTTCCTGTCTCAGGGTAAAATGCCGGCCTTCCTCGGTGGTTTGCCCGGTGCGGCTTTAGCCATGTATCACTGCGCCCGTCCGGAAAATCGTCATAAAATTAAAGGGCTGCTGATTTCTGGCGTGGTGGCCTGCGTAGTAGGCGGCACCACTGAACCGCTGGAGTTCCTGTTCCTGTTCGTCGCGCCGGTGCTGTATCTCATCCACGCGCTGTTGACCGGTTTAGGCTTTACCGTGATGGCGATGCTTGGCGTGACCATCGGTAACACCGACGGCAACGTCATCGACTTCTTCGTGTTCGGCGTACTGCACGGCCTCTCGACCAAATGGTACTGGGTGCCGGTGATTGCTGCAGTGTGGTTCGTGGGCTATTACGCCATCTTCCGCTTTGCTATCAGTCACTTCAATATCAAAACGCCGGGCCGCGAAATCGAGACCAACAGCGTGGCTCAGCAGGTCAGCCGTGCCAGCGTGGGGAAATCTGGCTTTAATACGCCAGCGATTCTGTCGGCACTGGGCGGCGTTGAAAACATCGCTTCGCTGGATAACTGCCTGACGCGTCTGCGTATTACCGTGGTCGATATGAGCAAGGTGGATGATGCGACACTGAAAGCCAACGGCGCGATTGGCGTGGTCCATGTCAATGCCACCAATCTGCAAGTGGTGATGGGGCCGCAGGTACAGTCGGTGAAAGATGAGATGGCGCACCTGATGAGCGCAACGGTGTAA
- the fumC gene encoding class II fumarate hydratase, whose translation MAANRIEKDSMGPIEVPADKLWGAQTQRSLEHFKISTEKMPVALVHALALTKRAAAQVNQDLGLLPADRAQAILKAADEVLADKHSDEFPLAIWQTGSGTQTNMNMNEVLANRASEILGGERGMSRLVHPNDDVNKSQSSNDVFPTAMHVAAVIAVREQLIPQIHVLKKTLSEKSDAFKDIVKIGRTHLQDATPLTLGQEISGWVAMLEHNLKHIENSIPHVAELALGGTAVGTGLNTHPEYAVRVAQALADLTKQPFVTAPNKFEALATCDALVHAHGALKGLAASLMKIANDVRWLASGPRCGIGELAIPENEPGSSIMPGKVNPTQCEALTMLCCQVMGNDVAVNIGGASGNFELNVFRPMVIHNFLQSVRLLADGMDSFNHHCAIGIEPVRERIDQLLNESLMLVTALNTHIGYDKAAEIAKKAHKEGLTLKGSALKLGYLTEEQFDEWVRPEEMVGSMKQ comes from the coding sequence ATGGCAGCCAATCGCATTGAAAAAGACTCAATGGGACCGATCGAAGTACCGGCAGATAAGTTGTGGGGCGCACAAACCCAGCGTTCGCTGGAACATTTCAAAATCTCAACCGAGAAAATGCCGGTGGCATTGGTGCACGCGCTGGCGCTGACCAAGCGCGCCGCCGCGCAGGTTAACCAGGATCTCGGCTTGTTACCGGCCGATCGTGCTCAGGCGATTCTCAAAGCCGCCGACGAAGTGCTAGCTGATAAGCACAGCGACGAATTCCCGCTGGCGATTTGGCAGACCGGCTCCGGCACGCAAACCAACATGAACATGAACGAAGTGCTGGCCAACCGTGCCAGTGAAATTCTCGGCGGCGAGCGTGGCATGTCGCGTCTGGTGCATCCGAATGATGACGTGAATAAAAGCCAAAGCTCCAATGATGTGTTCCCCACCGCCATGCACGTGGCCGCGGTCATTGCCGTGCGGGAGCAGCTGATTCCGCAGATTCACGTGTTGAAAAAGACGCTGAGTGAGAAATCCGACGCGTTCAAAGATATCGTCAAGATTGGTCGTACCCATCTGCAGGATGCGACACCGTTAACGCTCGGTCAGGAGATCTCCGGCTGGGTGGCGATGCTGGAGCACAATCTTAAGCACATCGAAAACAGCATTCCGCACGTGGCGGAATTGGCGCTGGGCGGTACCGCGGTCGGCACCGGCCTGAACACCCATCCGGAGTACGCGGTGCGCGTGGCACAAGCGCTGGCCGATCTGACCAAACAGCCGTTTGTAACCGCACCAAACAAGTTTGAAGCGCTGGCAACCTGCGATGCACTGGTGCATGCGCACGGCGCGCTGAAAGGCCTGGCGGCCTCGCTGATGAAAATTGCCAATGACGTGCGCTGGCTGGCCTCTGGTCCACGTTGCGGCATTGGTGAACTGGCGATCCCGGAAAACGAGCCAGGCAGCTCGATCATGCCCGGCAAAGTGAACCCGACGCAGTGCGAAGCGCTCACCATGCTGTGTTGCCAGGTGATGGGTAACGATGTGGCGGTGAACATTGGCGGTGCGTCCGGCAACTTTGAGCTCAACGTGTTCCGTCCGATGGTGATCCACAACTTCCTGCAGTCGGTGCGCCTGCTGGCCGACGGTATGGACAGCTTCAATCACCACTGCGCGATTGGTATTGAGCCGGTGCGCGAGCGTATCGATCAGTTGCTGAACGAGTCGCTGATGCTGGTTACCGCGCTCAACACCCATATCGGTTACGACAAAGCGGCGGAAATCGCCAAGAAAGCCCATAAAGAGGGCCTGACGCTGAAAGGCTCGGCGCTGAAATTGGGTTATCTCACTGAAGAGCAGTTCGACGAGTGGGTACGTCCGGAGGAGATGGTTGGCAGCATGAAGCAGTAA
- the manA gene encoding mannose-6-phosphate isomerase: MQKLNNSLQNYAWGSKTALTKLYGIENPQGLPMAELWMGAHPKSPSTVDVNGEARSLRDVIDADKVATLGKAVAERFGELPFLFKVLCAEQPLSIQVHPSKAAAEQGFALENAAGIPLSAAERNYKDANHKPELVYALTPFQAMNGFRELHEIVSLLEPVAGAHPQIAHFLENANEANLAKLFATLLSLKNEAKSRAIGVLKSALNSREGEPWQTIKSIAADYPDDSGLFSPLLLNVITLQPGEAMFLFAETPHAYLKGVALEVMANSDNVLRAGLTPKFIDIPELLANLKFHAKPAATLLTQPQRDGETLNFPIPVEDFAFAIHALSAAPQALAQNSAALLFCIEGQAVIEKSGQQLVLKPGESCFVAANESPVSAAGTGRLARVFNTLD, encoded by the coding sequence ATGCAAAAATTGAACAATTCGCTGCAAAATTACGCCTGGGGCAGCAAAACTGCGCTGACCAAACTTTACGGCATCGAAAATCCGCAGGGGTTGCCAATGGCCGAGCTGTGGATGGGCGCGCACCCAAAAAGTCCTTCCACCGTTGACGTAAACGGTGAAGCGCGTTCGCTGCGCGATGTGATCGATGCGGATAAAGTGGCCACGCTGGGCAAAGCCGTCGCTGAGCGTTTTGGCGAGCTGCCGTTCCTGTTTAAAGTGCTGTGTGCCGAACAGCCGCTGTCGATTCAGGTGCATCCAAGTAAAGCCGCCGCCGAGCAGGGCTTTGCGCTAGAAAATGCCGCCGGCATTCCACTGAGCGCCGCCGAACGTAACTATAAAGATGCCAATCATAAGCCGGAGTTGGTGTATGCATTGACGCCCTTCCAGGCGATGAACGGTTTCCGCGAGCTGCATGAGATTGTCTCGCTGCTGGAACCGGTCGCTGGCGCGCATCCGCAAATCGCCCACTTCCTGGAGAATGCCAACGAAGCCAATCTGGCAAAACTGTTCGCCACCCTGCTGTCGTTGAAAAATGAGGCTAAATCACGCGCGATTGGCGTGTTGAAATCGGCGCTCAATTCCCGTGAAGGCGAGCCGTGGCAAACCATCAAATCCATTGCCGCCGATTATCCCGATGACAGCGGCCTGTTTTCCCCGCTGCTGCTGAATGTGATCACGCTGCAGCCGGGCGAAGCGATGTTCCTGTTCGCCGAAACGCCACACGCCTATTTAAAAGGCGTGGCGCTGGAAGTGATGGCGAACTCCGATAACGTGCTACGCGCCGGTCTGACGCCGAAGTTTATCGATATCCCGGAATTGCTGGCTAACCTGAAATTCCATGCAAAACCGGCGGCGACGCTGCTGACGCAACCGCAGCGCGACGGCGAAACGCTGAACTTCCCGATTCCAGTGGAGGATTTTGCCTTCGCTATCCATGCGCTGTCAGCTGCGCCGCAGGCCCTGGCGCAAAACAGTGCTGCCCTGCTGTTCTGTATCGAAGGCCAGGCGGTGATTGAGAAGTCTGGTCAACAACTGGTGCTGAAGCCGGGTGAATCCTGTTTTGTCGCCGCCAACGAGTCACCGGTGAGCGCAGCAGGTACCGGACGACTGGCGCGCGTGTTTAATACGCTGGACTGA
- the tus gene encoding DNA replication terminus site-binding protein, which produces MARYDLVADLHECVNALEAALSALRQQIEQQPLLIARVFSLPEIEKGREHDEIERIAVTQHLGKTAREMALAHYCRLFMQHQSEKLSTKAAVRLPGAICIQAEGEMHAQITQQVAEINTLKQRLEQLITVESGLPSEARFEFVHQHLRGLITLNAYRSVTLLNSPDSLRFGWANKNIIKNVTRDAVVEQLERSLKANRAQAPWTREQWAEKVQQELEAILALPAGAKLKIKRPVKVQPIARVWRASEKKQVQLACPSPLLVLCRDKTQVPILGELLNYDADNVAYRHKPLAEPLHLIIPRLHLWSDRLA; this is translated from the coding sequence ATGGCCCGCTATGATTTAGTTGCCGATTTACATGAATGCGTGAACGCGCTGGAAGCGGCGTTGAGTGCCTTACGTCAGCAGATTGAACAGCAACCGCTGCTGATTGCACGGGTTTTCAGCCTGCCGGAAATTGAAAAAGGGCGTGAGCACGATGAAATTGAACGCATCGCCGTAACGCAGCATCTCGGTAAAACCGCGCGCGAAATGGCATTGGCGCACTACTGCCGCCTATTTATGCAGCATCAATCGGAAAAGCTCAGCACTAAAGCCGCGGTGCGATTGCCGGGCGCGATTTGCATCCAGGCCGAGGGGGAAATGCATGCGCAAATCACGCAGCAGGTGGCCGAGATCAACACCTTGAAGCAGCGGCTGGAACAGCTCATTACCGTGGAGTCGGGCTTGCCAAGCGAGGCGCGCTTTGAGTTTGTCCACCAGCATCTGCGCGGCTTAATCACCCTAAACGCCTACCGCAGCGTGACGCTGCTTAATTCGCCAGACAGTTTGCGTTTTGGCTGGGCAAATAAAAACATCATCAAAAACGTGACGCGTGATGCGGTGGTTGAGCAGCTGGAGCGCAGTCTGAAAGCCAATCGCGCTCAGGCGCCGTGGACGCGTGAACAGTGGGCGGAAAAAGTGCAGCAAGAGCTGGAAGCGATTCTCGCGCTGCCTGCGGGAGCGAAGCTGAAAATCAAACGTCCGGTGAAGGTACAACCGATTGCCCGCGTGTGGCGCGCCAGCGAGAAGAAGCAGGTACAGCTTGCCTGCCCTTCTCCGCTGCTGGTGCTGTGCCGCGATAAGACGCAGGTACCCATTTTGGGCGAGTTACTGAATTATGATGCAGATAACGTCGCGTATCGCCATAAACCGCTGGCCGAACCGCTGCATTTGATCATTCCACGCCTGCATTTGTGGAGCGATCGACTGGCGTAA
- the malI gene encoding Mal regulon transcriptional regulator MalI: MSQQKTTIHDVALVAGVSVSTVSLVLSGKGRISPATATRVNQAIEQLGYVRNRSASILRGGESGVIGLIVRDLSQPFYAAMTAGLSEILEQQGKVLVLTQSGQHGQHLKRCFDTLVAQGAEGIVLGGAVAQAETLVPLAQEQNIALVCAARASSLDNVDSLRPDNSQAARIATEYLIRQGHQRIAWMGGLGSSLTRAERIGGYCATLLQYGLPFRSDWIIECDDRQQSVSALTLALLRQHPGITAILAHNGSTALGCYFGALRCGRTFGEGAVDSYYTQQLALVGFNDDPQRELHDPTMTFVSSEARDVGRRAAERMLQRLLQPEAEIQSLIVPPQLMRGEA; encoded by the coding sequence ATGTCCCAGCAGAAAACCACTATTCATGATGTGGCATTGGTCGCCGGGGTTTCGGTCTCTACCGTGTCGTTGGTGTTATCAGGAAAAGGGCGCATCTCGCCCGCCACCGCCACACGCGTCAATCAAGCGATTGAGCAGCTTGGCTATGTACGAAATCGCTCTGCATCCATCTTGCGCGGCGGAGAAAGTGGCGTCATCGGCTTGATTGTGCGCGATCTTAGCCAGCCCTTTTATGCCGCAATGACCGCCGGACTCAGCGAAATACTGGAGCAGCAGGGCAAAGTGCTGGTGTTGACACAAAGCGGTCAGCATGGACAGCATCTTAAACGCTGTTTTGACACACTGGTGGCGCAGGGAGCGGAGGGCATTGTGCTGGGCGGCGCGGTGGCGCAGGCGGAAACGCTGGTACCGCTAGCACAAGAGCAGAACATCGCCTTGGTCTGCGCCGCGCGCGCCAGCAGTTTGGACAATGTCGATTCGTTACGTCCCGACAACAGCCAGGCGGCACGCATCGCCACCGAATATCTGATTCGCCAGGGTCATCAGCGTATCGCCTGGATGGGCGGATTAGGATCGTCACTGACGCGAGCGGAGCGGATTGGCGGCTATTGCGCTACCTTGCTGCAATATGGCTTGCCGTTTCGATCCGACTGGATCATTGAGTGCGATGATCGCCAGCAAAGCGTGTCGGCGTTGACGCTGGCATTGCTGCGCCAGCATCCCGGCATCACCGCAATTCTGGCGCATAACGGCAGCACCGCGCTCGGCTGTTACTTCGGGGCGTTACGCTGTGGGCGAACCTTTGGCGAAGGCGCGGTAGACAGTTATTACACCCAGCAGCTGGCGCTGGTGGGCTTCAACGACGATCCGCAGCGAGAATTACACGATCCCACCATGACTTTTGTCAGTAGCGAAGCGCGGGATGTGGGGCGGCGTGCAGCGGAGAGAATGTTGCAAAGGCTGCTGCAGCCAGAGGCGGAAATTCAGAGTTTGATCGTACCGCCGCAATTGATGCGCGGAGAAGCGTAA